A window of Rhipicephalus microplus isolate Deutch F79 chromosome 8, USDA_Rmic, whole genome shotgun sequence genomic DNA:
GAGCCTCAAGGTCCGTGGTTCAGCGAGGAGATTGGATCGAGAACGAACATCTCAGCCACAATGAAGGTGAGGGTAGAGCTGCGTTATAGTTTACGCAAGTCTCGATGAATGACCGTGTCGATTGTAGTGGTATATCTCTCATTTTCGTGTACTTGACCCAAAATCCGTTTCCTAAGAACTGGCCGTTGGGAATGATCGAAGAAGCTGCACTACCATCTGATAAAAAATTGCTCAAAACAGTAAACTTTGTGCTGAAAGACACGGAAAAAACATCCCAATATGTTTATTGTGAAAGAACGTGTTAGCATAACAAGCGGTGACCCAAAAGAAGCCACTGAAATAGGACTACATGTGTTAAAACGTCCTTTTTTGACCATATTAGCGTGGATGCTCAAGCTTGGTAAAGCTATTTGTGACTTGAAGGGCTGGTATAGTTAAACTAAGCTTTGTGTATTTTGTTTAAACTTACCGCTCTTTCCCATCAGTAACGTTTATCTTATCCCTGAGCACTACGGATGTGGCCTTAAAAGTAGCGCATGCAAATTAACAACTACAGAATTTCCTTGTTTTGGGGCGCCTTCACGATGTGGTTTTCAGGTGCCTTTCGGAGCGCCAAAGAAATTACCGAGATTTGGTGATCTTAAGCACCTCTTTATTTTACATATTTGCTGAAAGGTTTTCGCTAAAATTGCAGGTCAAACTATACCCAGATGGAGTACAACTAACGTGCCCACTGCCTCTTTTAAGTGGCACTGCAGGCGTGATACTGTGCGTCCATGTAATTCTGAGAGCTTGTTTGAGATCCACGGTGATTCAAAGGAACTTTTCAAGCTTATGAAGCTTATTCCGTCCCTGAAATGTAGTTGAAATTATGCAAGCTTGTCAGCCCTAAAGAGACTCTCCTTTTTCATTAGAGCTATACAAGTGCTTAACAGTGATGCTAGTAGAACAATGCAGGTTAGGCGTGGACATTACTAAATTTAAACCTTTACATATTACGCAACACAATTGTACTTTCAAATCTGATATAATCGAGTACCTTTCTCCATGCATTCTAAACGCAGTTCCTAATTGCCACTGCTGTCTGCGCTCTCGTGGCCTACGGAGCCCTTGCCGAGAAAgaggccaaagaagaaaaagtagaAGGACGAGGGGGCCTTCTGGGTGGTGGTCTTGGAGTCGGCAGCTACGGCGCTGGTCTCGGAAGTGCAGGTCTCGGAGGTGCAGGCCTCGGAGGAGCAGGTCTCGGAGGTGCAGGTCTCGGAGGGGCTGGTCTTGCAGGGGCAGGTTTGGGAGGTGTAGGTCTCGGAGGTGCTGGCCTTGGAGCAGCTGGACTTGGCGGCTACGGGGGTGGTCTTGGTGGCCCAGCTGTTGTTGGCGCTGGTCTTATCGGAACTGGCGGTCTAGGATATGGCGGCCTTGGTTACGGTGGTATTGGATATGGTCGTCTTGGTGGATTGGGCTATGGCCGCGGTCTGGGCTATGGTGGCGGCTACCAGTCTGGATACGGCGCTTCGGCTGGTGGCCACCAGGGAGGTTACCAAGGGGGCGCTGCTGGATACAACCAGGGATCTGCTGGTTTCGCTGGCGGAGCTGCCCACAGGAACGTGAACGCCTACAACAACAACCAGGGGTACAGCCACTCCTCAGGATTCTCGGCCAGTGACAGCAAGGTGTTCGGTAGTGGACAGAAGCAGGGATCTGCTGGATTCGGAAGCGGAAGTGCTGGCCAGCAGGCAGGTTACGGACTGCAGAATTTTGGACACACCGCCGGTTCTGGCTTCGGTGGAGGATACCTCGGCTAAAGAACGTAGCCAATAAAACTGATCTCATCGTACCTATAGTCCTCTTTATGCCTCCCCAGAACTGTGAAACTATTCTCATTTTCTCATATGTATGTCTACGTATATTGCAGAGTATCGAGTGGAAAGTCCTGTCTATTTTACCTGAAGCTATTAAGCTCAGGAGCCATCCGTGTGCAAGTGTGATCTACGTATTTGCTGTAGCTGGAACTGCCAGTCTCCTTGTAGTAAAGCTTAGATTACGCTGCTGGTGATACTGACAGGTTCTGAAAAAAATATGAGTAGTAGATCATAAAAGAGGGTGTAAACAAACAGAGATAGATGATGAAACGCAAACTCAGACAATCTATCACTATAAGGAAGCATTTCGACGAGACTATTTTCAAGATAAAGATGCCATTGCGATGATGCATCTTTTTTGACCCACAGTCACTTCTTTGGAAGCATCTTTCTACCAGCCTGTCTTGCACAAAATATGTACCCTACAGCCATCTGCGATCCGAGACAAGCTAGGCAGCCCCGACAGGGATTCCGAAATATATTCAGGCACAAAAGGACAAAGACCCAACAGAGAAACTTATCAGGCATTGGCAGGAtttcctatttttctttgcgAGTATTCATAAAAAGGCTGAGAAGTGTGTTCAGATAGGTAGCGGTATAAAGCGATGTCAATTCATCGTCACACATATACCATCTCAACTATACAAAGGTATCTGACTAGCACACCAAGCTCCAGGCAATAAATTTGTATCACCAGAATTAAACTCATGCTCATCACGTGGCAAGAACTATTCACGAACATAATTAACACACACTACTTAGCGAATAGTACATGATAAATTGATTCTCATTGTGTTTCTTGTTTGTGCACTCAATATTCAAAACCTAAAAAGGCCATCTAACGACATTTGCTATCAAATTTTAACTGTGTTGTTGCCGCCACTGGAAGTTTGTGTTCGCATTCTACTGTAGCTCATAGGTGTGGTGGCAACTGCAATGGAGCAGCATGTATCACTTCGTCTCTTTTCATAGTATTCTttttttaacacgatagcgttagagagctcgtgtcgcagaaattccgccatcAGCGTCAGTACCGCTGGTTGTTAGCGAAAAatcgtccatgagcgaaaaataaaaaaagaagcaaacaaaatgaagaataaaattttcggtcccaTTGAGGTTCGCGTGGTAAGCAAGTATCTTGCCACAAAGCTACCATGTTACTTATAGCTGCTTCGGAAAAAGAAACAGTACA
This region includes:
- the LOC119165328 gene encoding uncharacterized protein LOC119165328; the protein is MVRLSRIYIERHTRAESQSLPTVEPQGPWFSEEIGSRTNISATMKFLIATAVCALVAYGALAEKEAKEEKVEGRGGLLGGGLGVGSYGAGLGSAGLGGAGLGGAGLGGAGLGGAGLAGAGLGGVGLGGAGLGAAGLGGYGGGLGGPAVVGAGLIGTGGLGYGGLGYGGIGYGRLGGLGYGRGLGYGGGYQSGYGASAGGHQGGYQGGAAGYNQGSAGFAGGAAHRNVNAYNNNQGYSHSSGFSASDSKVFGSGQKQGSAGFGSGSAGQQAGYGLQNFGHTAGSGFGGGYLG